In the Danaus plexippus chromosome 4, MEX_DaPlex, whole genome shotgun sequence genome, one interval contains:
- the LOC116768653 gene encoding protein lethal(2)denticleless, with protein sequence MNDVQIIIDRQLGNYSRFNYDNVLRRLVVNSEESFYGLQSASLPATFEQDPPIFACRFSEAPGYDHIVALANEDGRVAIQNTSTPKAASKLEGFQCHNNAVFDLVWRPQHMNFVTVSGDHTACLWDVSEAGPRRVLVFASHTRSVKTAAFRPSEPCVFATGARDGRVLLWDVRAAPAPAAAVLRPDDVLAAVHAAPSPRHRRPRPERAASVTGLAFRDDRTLVSCGECDGNIKVWDLRKSYGAYRREPLPMHSIPYCGSSARNGYTNLIVDEAGVRLYASCMDDVIYCFNVSTFNALPERRYVGHENSTFYIKTGLSPDGRYLVSGSSDKHAYVWNVRRSQPVARLAGHRAEVTCAAWGRAPDCRLVTCSDDARHMIWRVGREERHDGDDCAGRAERPPSDQQDAPLWGALERTPASLRRAPAAPGSAGADRVRHKASKRCLAELMGAARERDEDGAGKRPRTEEPRTVDLKRRAECGEDGPPSKKERAESEAPPADWAYFSPKAGSSFMTPTKNYDKRTCKTLSPKSPNSASPPQVLLKTPSKDSPHKLRIVSFSTPTKNLPDFVMDGEAPHLRLMSPGKKKAETTDWLTRIVRERRGKENHDKVAAPPSPKDAPPRRNSLTDKTPRPTPRTRTLLKYFSVTRKE encoded by the exons ATGAATGATGTTCAGATTATAATTGATCGTCAATTGGGGAATT ATTCTCGCTTTAATTATGACAATGTTTTGAGAAGATTAGTAGTGAATAGTGAGGAATCATTCTACGGGCTGCAGAGCGCGTCTTTACCAGCTACTTTTGAACAGGATCCTCCAATATTCGCGTGCAGATTCTCTGAAGCTCCTGGCTACGATCACATTGTTGCTCTTGCTAATGAGGATGGACGAGTCGCTATACAG aaCACAAGTACTCCAAAGGCTGCCAGTAAATTGGAGGGGTTCCAATGTCATAACAATGCAGTGTTTGACCTGGTGTGGAGGCCACAACACATGAACTTTGTTACTGTTTCAG GAGACCACACCGCTTGTTTATGGGATGTGAGCGAGGCGGGTCCGCGGCGCGTGCTCGTGTTTGCGAGTCACACTCGCTCCGTTAAGACGGCAGCCTTCCGTCCGAGCGAGCCGTGCGTGTTCGCAACCGGGGCGCGGGACGGACGCGTGCTGCTCTGGGACGTGCGAGCCGCCCCCGCCCCCGCCGCCGCCGTGCTGCGACCCGACGACGTGCTGGCCGCCGTGCACGCCGCGCCGTCCCCTCGCCACCGCCGGCCTCGTCCCGAGCGCGCCGCCAGCGTCACTGGCCTCGCTTTCCGCGACGACCGCACGCTCGTCTCCTGCGGCGAGTGCGATGGCAATATTAAGGTCTGGGACCTCCGCAAGAGCTACGGCGCCTACCGACGCGAGCCGCTACCCATGCACTCCATCCCCTACTGCGGGAGCTCAGCGCGCAACGGATACACGAACTTGATCGTAGACGAGGCCGGCGTGCGGCTGTACGCGAGCTGCATGGACGACGTCATCTACTGCTTCAACGTGTCCACGTTCAACGCGCTGCCGGAACGACGCTACGTCGGACACGAGAACAGCACCTTCTACATCAAAACGGGTCTCTCTCCCGACGGCCGCTACCTCGTGAGCGGCTCCAGCGACAAGCACGCCTACGTGTGGAACGTACGTCGATCCCAGCCGGTGGCGCGGCTTGCGGGCCACCGCGCCGAGGTGACCTGCGCCGCCTGGGGGCGCGCGCCCGACTGCCGGCTCGTCACCTGCAGCGACGACGCCCGCCACATGATCTGGCGGGTCGGCCGCGAGGAGCGCCACGACGGAGACGACTGCGCCGGCCGAGCCGAGCGACCGCCCAGCGACCAGCAGGACGCGCCGCTGTGGGGAGCGCTGGAGAGGACGCCTGCATCTTTGAGGAGAGCCCCGGCGGCGCCCGGCTCGGCCGGTGCGGACCGCGTTCGACACAAGGCGTCCAAGCGCTGTCTGGCCGAGCTCATGGGCGCTGCGCGGGAACGAGACGAAGACGGTGCCGGCAAGAGGCCGCGGACCGAAGAACCGCGAACCGTGGACCTGAAGAGGCGGGCGGAGTGTGGCGAGGATGGTCCGCCTTCCAAGAAGGAACGTGCAGAGTCCGAAGCGCCGCCCGCGGACTGGGCATACTTCTCCCCTAAGGCGGGTTCGTCCTTCATGACACCGACTAAAAACTACGACAAGAGAACTTGTAAGACTCTCTCCCCGAAGAGTCCCAACTCTGCGTCTCCTCCCCAGGTGTTGTTGAAGACTCCCAGCAAGGATTCACCTCACAAACTCAGAATCGTCAGTTTCTCGACTCCCACCAAAAACTTACCCGACTTCGTGATGGACGGAGAGGCGCCGCACCTCCGCCTCATGTCTCCGGGGAAGAAGAAGGCCGAGACCACGGACTGGCTGACCAGGATAGTTAGGGAGAGAAGGGGCAAGGAGAATCACGACAAGGTCGCCGCACCGCCCAGCCCCAAGGACGCACCGCCGCGGAGGAACTCGCTCACCGACAAGACTCCCCGGCCGACCCCCAGGACTAGAACGTTACTCAAATACTTCTCCGTCACCAGAAAGGAGTAG
- the LOC116768531 gene encoding pre-mRNA-splicing factor CWC22 homolog, with amino-acid sequence MECDDNGRERVPPAASGSRGVQRVRVVGSRRGLQLAYPAATCSARAGRPSRALEPDTSAATTATPGHPFMSNMDEISYWVYTKRAPCLFNYDNVLKKQVEQAHCSKATPVSGQSIIEEVPASNKKKRKIKLIDDDSILSEKPQNVYFETPQNQNQKTAQSSCKSDTIGSNIEFNIKKSSVQNKSKRIKLQKNNQAHKKNKVVTSTPKVTNLRRSLRKAQQQNRNGELNSSFDIYNDKEDAEVQLQNQSQKLDEAHHNKSKTTFPEQDKDTTVQNGQYEDLSDVSGFTANYIRSTKIHSAKTPRKPRNRNSRNIVKNNKVTERADEKIIVCVNKSVNTGLAETNLLNCSTDSSQNVINLVSVKNNSRSSKVNKSTSLLKFMESKLDHTKDNISNNKVDDVPSKTQLNMSFQSKSSGTSRYPTRYRNNTKTSNVDNNLKHSPRQRFSERINKLDDAHRKENSQERITTRTRSRKKVINMDCNPSEVLELNHTRDQSSSGVAMNVANTSHDNMNQGNTSSSRCLRSRRCKDKSVIYKDFFSDGSDGKVVEETNCPLVKTSPRCLGRSKKSSERRARSPGRDRSRNRSGFTACFSDSGSDNEPLKQRKFFC; translated from the coding sequence ATGGAATGTGATGACAATGGACGAGAGCGTGTCCCCCCGGCGGCGAGTGGCAGCCGTGGGGTCCAGCGGGTGCGGGTCGTCGGCAGTAGGCGCGGCCTGCAGCTGGCTTACCCCGCTGCGACTTGTAGCGCTCGCGCTGGCCGCCCCTCGCGCGCTCTGGAGCCTGACACGTCCGCGGCTACCACCGCAACACCGGGACATCCCTTTATGAGCAACATGGATGAGATATCGTACTGGGTTTACACGAAACGAGCACCCTGCCTCTTCAACTACGATAATGTACTCAAGAAACAAGTGGAACAGGCACATTGTTCTAAAGCGACGCCGGTCAGTGGCCAGAGCATCATTGAAGAGGTGCCAGcatctaacaaaaaaaaacggaaGATAAAACTGATCGACGACGACTCAATTTTATCAGAAAAACCACAAAATGTATACTTTGAAACACCCCAgaatcaaaatcaaaaaactGCACAAAGCAGTTGCAAGTCCGACACTATCGGCTCTAATATAGAGTTCAACATTAAGAAATCATCGGTACAGaataaatcaaagagaataaaattacaaaaaaacaatcagGCACACAAGAAAAACAAGGTGGTGACATCCACACCTAAAGTTACAAACCTGAGACGCAGCTTGAGGAAAGCCCAGCAACAGAACAGGAACGGGGAACTCAACAGctcttttgatatatataatgataaagaaGACGCAGAAGTACAGCTTCAGAACCAATCACAGAAACTAGATGAGGCCCATCACAACAAGAGTAAGACGACATTTCCCGAGCAGGATAAAGACACAACGGTGCAAAATGGACAGTATGAAGATTTGAGTGATGTGTCCGGGTTCACAGCAAATTACATACGATCCACTAAGATTCACTCTGCAAAGACTCCAAGAAAACCCAGGAATAGGAACAGtagaaatatagtaaaaaataataaagttactgAAAGGGcagatgaaaaaattattgtatgtgtaaataaatctGTCAACACGGGACTGGCCGAGACGAATCTATTGAACTGTAGCACAGACTCCTCACAGAACGTTATAAACCTAGttagtgttaaaaataacagcAGGTCTTCTAAAGTTAACAAGAGCACATCTTTACTGAAGTTCATGGAATCAAAGTTAGACCACACCAAGGACAACATCTCAAACAACAAAGTTGATGATGTACCAAGTAAGACACAGTTGAACATGTCCTTCCAGTCCAAAAGCAGTGGGACATCGAGGTACCCCACGCGGTATAGAAACAACACTAAGACGTCAAACGTagataataatcttaaacatTCACCCAGACAAAGATTCAGCGAACGAATCAACAAGTTAGATGACGCCCACAGAAAGGAAAACTCCCAAGAGAGGATCACTACTCGGACGAGAAGTAGAAAGAAAGTGATTAACATGGATTGCAACCCCTCGGAGGTACTGGAGTTGAATCATACGAGGGATCAAAGCAGCTCTGGTGTGGCGATGAACGTAGCCAACACCTCACATGACAATATGAATCAAGGAAACACGTCCAGTTCGAGGTGTCTCCGAAGCAGAAGGTGCAAAGACAAAAGTGTTATCTATAAAGACTTTTTTAGTGATGGAAGTGACGGTAAAGTGGTAGAAGAAACAAACTGCCCACTAGTGAAAACGAGTCCCAGATGTCTCGGTCGGAGCAAGAAGTCCAGCGAGCGAAGAGCTCGCTCCCCGGGGAGGGACAGGTCCAGGAACAGAAGCGGCTTCACGGCGTGCTTCTCTGACAGCGGCAGTGACAATGAACCTTTGAAACAAAGGAAGTTCTTCTGTTAG